The window gaaaagcttaaataggtaattataatGTAGTCACCTTAACCTATTTCACAATTTGAACAAAACAGGTTCCTAAAGTTGGGAAACGtctagttttaaaaaaaacttcaaatgaaatcaatcattattttatattaataggcAACAAAACTGATTGTGAGTCACATTTATAGAAAAAAGGTTTTACattgtacagttgccatcaaatatatcggagcggccaaggtacccatAAATATCTGGACGTGCACTATATCGCTTTGACAATAAAGACGTTGTTTTGTGATCaacttggccgctccgatatatctgttggcgactgtaatataatataacacctCACTTGTCAACTGTTCGATTTCGTTGGTAAGGTCCTTTACTGGTGGTAGATTAATTGATGTGTTGACGCTACTGTCAGAAGGGGATCCATCTTGACTGCTTTGGAAGTTGGTAATATCCTTTATTGGTGGTACGTTTCTGTGTTTCTCACTCAACACATCGACATTAATGTCCGATTTGCTCCCCTAAAAAACACAAGTTAATTAGTCCCttgtataaaaaacatatttacatgAACCCTTTCATACCTAACCGTAATGTACCTAGGGAACTCACGGATCTTAGGTCGTTTTGTATAAAGATAGCATTGTTACGTTCATAAAATAATTCCaagaatctttatttatttatttaatctttattacacaatacatgaaggtacaaatggcggacttaatgccttaaggcattcactaccagtcaaccaatctTTGATctatactgtttaaaaaaaattcaccactCCACCTCGGAACGTTCTTTATCCCTTAGAAAGCGGAGGAGAAAAACGCATTTTATCCGCATGATGTGGGGAAAGTAAGTTTTGACTTGTTTCTTTACATTATCTGGTAGGATGAACTTTAAAGAgatgattttgaattatataATCTTGAAAGCATGAATTTggcttaaatttttaatattttataacttgtaTTTTTCGCGGTGGCgcggtgaaaaatgttgtattaTATACTCGGCAGTAaagtttgttcctgagttatggttgttttctatgtatttaagtatttatttaggcatatctatctattatagaTAGATTAATAAGTGCTGGTGGCCTGGCGGTAAGACATCaaactttcaatctggaggtcttgggttcaaaccccgactcgtaccaatgagttttcatttgatatttaccagtcgcttttcagtgacggaaaacatcgtgaggaaacctgaccTAATCCCAACAAGTCCTAGTTTCCTGTCTGGGTTGGACGATCAGATatcagtcactttcgtaaaaataatGCCTACACCAATTACTGGGATTAGGTTGccgagcggaccccaggctcaatAGAACTATGGCAAAAGTCCGAGACAAACGCTAATCGGCCTCCGTGGGGTGAGGTAATTCAGATTGGGGCGGGCATAGCATGGCCATTccgtataaaatactattatttattctgtgctgtgggactaggtctgtttgtgtaagactgtcccataataattatttatttcaataatgcaacgtcatattattaaattatctaaATATTGAAGCAGATAGGTACCTGACTAAGACTAAGAgagaaatcatcatcatcatcatttgatatttgtttcCAAATATTTAAGTTGCTTATGAATGTGGCTCTGTCTCCAATTGGTTTAATTAGTTCTTGTATCATTCCCTGATCCAATATGATGTTGAATGTTTTGAGGGTGATCTTATTTTCtgtaaatacaaacaaaacttaACCCTTTCTTTCTTTTAAGCTTTTGGAAAGTACGTGAATATAAATAAGGAAAACTGACACATGTGGACGAAAACTACCCTACCTCTGCAACGGCAACGGTGCCGATGCGGTAGATTTGACAAGGTGCTGGGAATATTACTTACTACCCAGTAGGACTAGTAGGAggcatattattatacctactagCTTTTGCCCACGACTTAATCTACGTGGAATAAGTCATTtctcatacaaacttccacccccTTAAATCACGATTTCTggaataaaaactatcctatttccttccccgggactcaaactatctccataccaaatgtcatctaaatcggttcagcgtttAAAGCGTGAagtaacagacaaacagacacacTGGGCCATATTATAACTTTAAAACACGTTTAGACACGACAACGACAAACAACTGAATCAGAAATATCAAAACTTGCTTGAAAATTATTCACATGTAACTCCAATAGGTACATACAACCTCAATATCGGTTGATTGATTTTTGTTCCGTGTTGGAGTATGTTTGAGATAGATTGTGTTTTTAATGTATTGTCTATGTAggcattttaaaattagaatacggcacaaaagaattttttttacagatatcacatttaaatataaaaaaatggaaacaagACTTACGTTTGAATATCTCGTAGTATTCTGACAGACCCCACTCATGCAATATTTGCGCGATGTCTTCGTCCATTTTCAGTAAGAcacaagtttttcttttgttattttcacTGCTAAGTAAATCAATAACTGCCTGTCACTACTTTTGCGCGGGCGACGTAAGTACGATTGGTCACCATCAGCGCCATATTGTTTGAAACCGCCCCGCGCGGCTCCCGCGCCCCTCTGCTCTCCCAGACGCAACGATCCGTATTGTAATATCAACAATAGTATAATAGTATAATGTAACTTACTTTGAGTATTGTTGGTGTAAACATTTAGATACTATTCCTTACAAGCTTTCAAGTTACTAGAATTGAACATTGCCCGTTACAAACGAATTGAAATCGCTACCACATCAAAATAGTtggtcgtacaataaaattagtaaagAGAACGTTAAATTAGTTAGCAGAACAAATTTCCGCTTACTACACATTCTTGTAGTATCGTATTTTTATATAGCTGCGACAACGATGGGAATTGTAAAGACGACGATGCTATTGTAACTATCCTATGAGTATTGTTGATATAACATTTAGATCCTAACCTTTACAAGCTTTCAAGTTACTAGAATTGAACATTGCCCGTTACAAACGAATTGTAAACGCATCAAATCCAATGGTTGGctgaacagaaaaaaatgttaggAGAACGCAAAATTTGTTACAAGAACAAATTCCCATTTACTATACATTCTggtagtattgtaaaaaaattttttttccgtgagcttgtaccaaaaatgaaatttttgccataaacttatttttcattttataatgCAAGGAAAAATGACTCAAGAGCCCTAGCAACATTGCATAAAACCGTAAATTTAAGATGTAATAAGAtaattcgacgaccggtctggcgtagtgggtaatgataatgaccctgcctatgaagccgatggtcctgggttcgaatcccagcaAGGGCATTATTTCGCGTGAttagcacggatatttgttcctgactcgTGGATGATTTCTCTTCTTCTTACCCCTTTTCAATCTTAGGCCTCCTTCAATTTTTGCCATTCTAGTCTATTTTGCTCTCTAGATACATATGTACCCATTCCGATGGATGGGTGGATGTTTTACATcatgtatctaagtatgtatttatcttctttatctatgtatataagtatgtatgtgacgaccagtttggcctagtgggtagtggctcTGCCTACggagctgatggtcccgggttcaaatcctggtaagggcatttattcgtgtgaggagcatggatatttgttcctgagtcatgggtgttttctatgtatttaagtatttataaatatttatatattatatatatcgttgtctaagtaccctcaacacaagccttattgagcttactgtgggacttggtcaatttgtgtaataatgtcctataatatttatttattattatttcgtcgcctagtacccatagtacaagctttgcttagttttggGCTAGCTCGatctgtgtaatattgtccctaattatttatttacatacactAAATTCTAAACTAACCcatttagtaaaataataatataatagaaaacATCACTATAACCATATAAAGTTTTTCGTTTATGAAATTCGTCTTAgttacgaatttttttttttttagaaagtaTTGCAGTTTTTTGGCTCCCCGGTAAAGTTTTGCCTGACGCTTATCCCATTTCTCCTTTCTAGCCTCGATCTATTTAATCTTATGTTCGAGATCAAAACCCATATGTACAAGTAAATTGCACAAGCATCATATTCATCATTTGCCCCATCagcatttagtttatataaaagtgTTATAATTAGTCAATAAGTTCCTTTTTCCATTCATTAAATAATCACGTTCGCTACTGTATAAGTGTGCACACTTATCAAGTTATAATAAAGCAAGTTTATATCAAGAATTCGTCTTTCGTGTTTCACATTACTATCAAGAATCTATCAAGTAAATGTTAGAGTTAGCAAGTACTCTAACAccatactatatatataaaaatatgtagaatAATGTTGTATAATCTATTTAGTAGACGGTTTACTTTATACTACATTTTATGGTTAGTTCTAATTTACCTACCAGGTACTAACCACAACTGCAGACTTCCTAGGCGTGATAATTACGGTATTTAAAATTCGGCAATGTAATCGTTAATGACgaaattctatgaaaatatgacattaataataaagacgaccggtctggcctcgtgggtagtgaccctgcctatgaagccgatggtcccgggttcaaatcctggtaagggcatttactcgtgtgatgagcatggatatttgttcctgagtcatgggtgttttctatgtatttaagtatttataaatatttatatattatatatatcgttgtctaagtaccctcaacacaagccttattgagtttactgtgggacttagtcaatttgtgtaataatgtcctataatatttatttattatttatttataataacactcCCTCATTTAGTTAtcagtgcaaagttagcttagactcTACATAATCAATAAGTACCCTAAGGGTCTACCCTACGTCTTTATACCTAACTCCAAATCGTACGTCATAATGTAGAAAGTGCTGACGTCACTCGTCCCAGTGCACCGTCCTATGAATCTCCATTCAATATTCCGATTCTAAAAAAGAATCTCGACGTGACCTTGCCGAATTGACGCAGGCGCCGTGGGTTCTGGATCAATGTCGAAAAACCCCCCCAAATCTGGTTGGTTCCGCTTGGAATAAGCATCGGGGTTTTTTTGACTTGATTTGAGTATGTTCACTGAAAACAATTTATGAACAgaaggaaaagaaaaatgtaGGACAGCTGATACAGCGTAACAATTACGTGAAACTAGAATTCAAGAGAGAATATAgaatactaaaatatattacgTTCAATTTTTATTACAGTTAAAACATCGAAAACAAAATCCGAAAATGTAATTCTAAATCCGAATACCCTTCACAATATCTCTTAGGCGGGTATTTTCAACTTGACGGGGGATATCATGAAGAACAAAGGAATTTATTCAAGCAAATCACAGCGATATCTGAGGTACAGTCGGATGAAAAAGACTACTTGATCAGCAAATAATAACAATTGAATGAAGAACTATAGTTAGTTCGCGATAAGAATGCAGTAAAAACATCATTTTCCGCCGGCCCAGCGATGCTCGTAACCAATCAAATCGTTCCTAATTAGAAAGTATGCCTGCAGCTGGTCACTGTGAACTTGACTTTCTAATTAGGAACGATTTGATTGGTTACGGATGTGGCTAGGCCGGCGGATAGTgatgattttactgcattcttaATGCGAATGAACTATACCTATTGCTCATTTTCTAGAATATAAGTATTGCTCATCTTTTCTTATTGTACTTTTTTCTACAGTTATCTACTCATCAAGATGTTTGAATGAATCGTTTGgcctccatcatcagaacccctagtgtgcattttttcgatagcgtgacgggatgtacgcgtttgcgttgtttaattttgtatgggatttagaagccaagcgggacgttttggaaactcaaaatcccatcgTATCGTcttgctatcgaataaatttacaatagggATACAGATCAACTTAATAGGATCATAATATCGTCTTAATAGGCTAACAGTTAATAGCCCCGGAAAATGGTACAAGATAATAAAAGCAACGAATTGACACTTGGttcgctataaataaataaatatatggggacaatcttacacagatcgtcctagccccaaactaagcaaagctgggtactaggcgacgatatatatacttaaataataaataaataaatattataggacattattacacaaattgactaagtcccacagtaagctcaataaggcttgtgttgagggtacttagacaacgatatatataatatattcaataaactggcggacatcctcaaacccgttaacattccacaatgcctgaaaactcgcctctttaaccaatgtgtcctgcccaccatgacctacggtgccgagacatggacgctcactaaggagactgtgcataaaattcgagtggcacagagagccatggagcgcgccatgctcggcatcaaacttcaagaccgagtgaggaatatcgagatccgacgtcgcaccaaggtgcaagacgtcggacacgtcattaccaaattaaaatggagctgggcgggacatgttgccaggcagagtgatggcaggtgggccaaaatactaacggaatggtggccgctttcagacgaaaggagtgcctggcgtccgttggctcgttgggtggacgacattcggaagactgcgggtcacttctggatgagactggCTCGGGatcgggataagtggcgtactagaatagaggcctatgctcagcagtgggcgataaaaggctgatatgatgatgatatataatatataaatatttataaatacttaaatacatagaaaacatccatgctcatcacacgaataaatgcccttaccagggtttgaacccgggaccatcagcttcgtaggcagggtcactacccactaggccaaaccggtcgtccaaaTCGAGAATTGGAATCCAAGATTTCACCAACATATAtactaataaagttttatttttatagttcagggtatatataaaaattcatattttgaatattaatggtaaaacgtttttaaaattgctaccggtgggaacctataattggctctttatttacatatataactattgtgcaaTTCATAGCTCtccgaataataaataaataaatataggtctGTACATTTCTACTAACCAACACGGtaagttcacaaataccttaaaaaaaaaaaacaatttttcgtAAAACCTGGCTAACTTTACTCTGCTAAAATTTCACGTTATCTTGATTCAACTGTCGGCCTGCGGTTCTTTTGTTTGAGGCTATTGTGTTATAATACCTAATTAGACGGCTCCATCGTTATGAAAACTCGGCTGGAAGTTAGGTATATTTAACCTACCTTCATTTTTGTATTACATTCTACTAATATTTTACGTACCTGTGTCCTGTACGTAAAGTACAAGTGTAACAaatatatacacggtgctcacgaggaacccgaaagattttaaccacgtacttctgaggtcaaaagaaggaaaaaatgttatatgaccttcagtaaatttcgccaaaaaaaattttttttgttttttttttaaatcataaatagttaatgttatggtaaaactggcactaaaaatgatttttttttgtaaaaactatttcttgcaaaggttacttgtcactttttgacatctatcaataaggaaaTTTAAACTACGCCTCATAATGGCATTATCGCGACCataaaggcgttttgcactaagttacgataagaagatgttttttttttacattggtattaactctgaaactaggcgaaatccagaaaagttaaatgacattttagtctctaaatcaaatcaaatcaaatcaaatcaaaacacTTTATTGCCAAAACATGAtgatacaaagaaaaacaatacaaacaatacATAAAGTCTAGGTTAAGTATGTACTAAATTATTCTAGGTTAAGTACTAACTTATTGTCTAAACTAATTGGTAATACAAGACATGTTGGCTGTGGGTACCAAGCTCAGCATATGCTAGACTGGCGTccagcgctggttttcagtttgGCCCCTTTTTGTAGAGGTCTGACAAAGTATTTACCTGTTGATTTTTTCTGAGCCGTTAAGCATTTTTACTTACAACGAAAACAAAACTTATGTAAAATGATGAGCAGTTATGAAACAACAGTAATGCGTAAAGAACTATTTGTATTACAGTCAAGTGGTTAGCGTATCGTGTGATTGTAACTGTTTACATGTGTCATCTGCTGTGCTGTTGTTACTGTGGTTGGGTGCATTAAGGTAGATGGTGATGTACGGGATTTGAATATGTGtgagtgtatatatatatatatatatatatatatatatatcgctgttttatatttgcatttgtAATTCaagtaagtgttttttttacaaggctTTTAAACTTGACCAGATTCATAGGTTCTCGCAGCGGCGGAGGTAGGTCGTTCCAGATTTTTGCTGATGCAAATTTAAAACAGTCTTTAAACGATGCGGTTCTATGTCGGGGAGGTATTAGTTTGTATTCTCTTGTTTTTCTAAGTGGTTTCGTGCGAACATCCTTAACCCATTTTAGTTCTTTATAAAGATAACCTGGCCTTTCGAACTCGATGACTTTACGAATGGTGAAAACTATATGTAATCGCCGCCTATTATCCATGTTCAGGAGCCCTCTATCATTTAGGTATGGTGTGATATGCGCTCGCTTTGGAATATCATGACAGAAACGCATAGAGGCATTTTGCACCCGCTGaatagattttttagttttattaagaAGCCTTGGTCCGTAAACGATGTCGCAATAGTTGAATTGGGAGAGAACTAAGGATTCCATTAATATTTGTCTGATCTCTTCAGATAGGTAGCTTCGAATATGATacaatgttttgattctataaaAAGCATTTCGGATCTTAAGGTTGATATGCTCTATGAATCGCATTTCCCCGTCTAGTAGTATACCCAAATTTTTCGCGCTCTCTACTCTAGATACGACTTCGTTTCCTATGCACAACTTTGGGATTTGCGCGATTATCTTCTCTCTCTGCCATTTGTTACCCATTACCATGAATTGAGATTTAGTAGGGTTCAATATCAAATTGTTTTTAGTAGCCCAATCCGCTATTAAGTTGAGGTCTTCATTAATCCTATCCAGCGCAAGAAGTGTATCCTGTGGTAAGAAGGCGTAATAAAGCTGCGTGTCGTCAGCATAGAGGTGGACTCTGCAGTGTTTCAGCTTACTCACGAGATCCGCTGTGTATAAGATGAAGAGCAGTGGGCTTAGAATGGAACCTTGCGGCGTGCCTCGGGCAACAGATTTTACTTTAGATTTAACCAACATTCCCTGAGGAGTTTGGAGCTCGACAAACTGCTGCCTCCCGGTAAGAAAAGACTCAAACCATTTCCGTGCTAGTTCCGAAGCACCGTAAAAGGACATTTTGGAAAGAAGTAACGATGCATTAAGGCAATCAAATGCACGGGAAAAATCCAGTAGAACAAGGATTGTGCCCATTCCTACATCCGCAGCTGTACAGATGTCACTAGTGACTTTTGCTAAAGCAGTCGCCGTGCCATGACTAACGCGGAAGCCCGATTGCTCAGAAGGTAAGAGGTTATTTATCTCTAGGTATTTTGTGAGCTGTTCACAAACgactttttcaattattttggaAATTATAGGAAGAATACTGATAGGGCGGAGATCCTTGTAGTCGTCGATTTTTGCAGACTTTGGAATGGGTTTCACCTTCGCAAGCTTCCATTCATTCGGAAAGATACCTGAATGTATTGAAGAGTTAATTATGTGTGTAATGAATGGGAGAGTAACATTCAGTGTGAGTCTGATCATTTCGATAGAGATGTCATCATGTCCACATGCACTTGTATATATGGACGTTATTATTTTGAGAACATCTTTCTCTGTGCATGCAACAATATCGAACGCGTGGTCTAGTGCCGTCGACCTTTCAAAAAAGTTTTGGGTATCGGTATGAGTTTCAGAGGTCCCCGGCAATTCTAGAAAAAAGTCATTGATATCGTCTGGCTCACACAAGTGTTCAGGAATCAGAGACTTATCATTATCACCTAGACTAGCAGAGTTTTTAAGGTGTTGCCACATTTGCTTggtatttcgtttatttttattgacgtaGAACGTGAAATATGCTTTCTTTTCTCGTTCCAGGGCACCAGTCGTGTAGTTTCTTAGCGTTCTATAATAGTTCCAGTGcgattctttttttgttttccgaGCTCTAGCCAGGGCTGAATCTCGTAGTCTCATCATGGTTTTGATAGTGTCTGTGATCCATGGGTATGACCCATTATTGATACAAACTCTGTGCACCGGCGCATGTTTGTCAAACAATGACGTGAGCAGATTATTAAACAACTTAACCTTTTCATTAACTCCTTCAAGTTTTCTAATATCTCCCCATGCTAACTGATTGAGATCCACTTCAAATGTCTCCTTATCAATTCTATTCAGGGAtcgtttataaatatattgcgGACCTTGCTTTGGCTTGTAGATTTTCAATTCAGTGATAACCATAGCGTGGTCACTAACTTTTACACTATGGTGTAAATAAACTTTACTGCAGAGTTTGGGGTTATCAGTAATAATTAAATCAATTAAGGACTCGCTATCTGCAGAAAATCGAG of the Cydia pomonella isolate Wapato2018A chromosome 19, ilCydPomo1, whole genome shotgun sequence genome contains:
- the LOC133528488 gene encoding uncharacterized protein LOC133528488; amino-acid sequence: MDEDIAQILHEWGLSEYYEIFKQNKITLKTFNIILDQGMIQELIKPIGDRATFISNLNIWKQISNDDDDDFSLSLSQGSKSDINVDVLSEKHRNVPPIKDITNFQSSQDGSPSDSSVNTSINLPPVKDLTNEIEQLTSEVLYYITVANRYIGAAKLITKQRLYCQSDIVHVQIFMGTLAAPIYLMATVQCKTFFL